cttcaagaaattccAATAATACTTTTCAACGGAGATCATGATATTATTTGCAATTGCATTGGTACAGAGCGCATGATAGACAAGCTGGAATTTAACGGAGACCAGGGTTTCACCGAAGGAACGGAATACATTCCCTGGTTCTACAATGAAGTGAACGTCGGTAAGGTTATCTCAGAGAGAAATCTCACATATGTGCGAGTGTACAACTCTTCCCACATGGTTCCGTTTGATAATACACCGGTGTCCAGGGGGCTTTTAGACATTTACTTTGACAATTTCGAAGATGTCGAATACAACAACGTTAGCGGCATAGCCACACCAGTGTACGATGTGGACAAGAACATTACATACATTGACAGCAACGATCCAAGGTTGCAGAATGGCCCCAAATCATCGTCCACCGATGATTCAGCTGCCCACGGGAACCCATTTTTCTATTAcgtctttgaattgtttGTAATTGTGTTGTTACTATGTGGGTTGGTATACCTCTACCAATACTACAGCAACTCTGCACCCCATTCAATTTTGGCAGACAAACATAAGAAAAAATCCAAGAATAAGAGCAAGAATGTCAGGTTTTTGGACGACCTGGAATCCAACCTGGATCTTGACAACACAGACGATAAGAAGGACAATAGTGTGATGAGCAAACTTCTCAGCTCAATGGGCTACCAGGCGCAAGAACCTTACAAACCGCTAGATAAGGGTGCAAACGCCGATCTTGACATTGAGATGGACAGTCATGGTACCTCGGAAAAGTAGGGCTAAGCCAACCAATGAAATGTATAGAGTATGTTGAAAAGGTGTTAGGTGAATAATATTAAAAGTGTACTATTCGACTCCGGCGTTTTTCCAcgctttgaaattttccatAGCCTACCGCTTACAAAAGTTGACTCTGTCACCCCCCAACAAGATTACCAATCTTCAATGGAAAAACTAGGTGTGCTCGAAACATGGGCGACGGGGaaaaaaagtgaaaaaaaagaaagagtcATCCGAGAAATTCCTCGTACTTGATCAAACACCCGAGATGTCTTTCGAACAGCCAATCTACAATGATTTGGATTACAAAGGGTTTGAGCTGGGGCAGGACTCGACAATTGATTTGTCATTGTTCACCAACAACCAATTTTTTGATCTAGACGTTTTTGCTGACGGAGTAACCGAACTGAAGCCTGAAGTCGTTGATCCATCACCACAGAATGACATTTCAGTTTCCCAAACGCCTATTCTTTCCGTTGAAAGCTCTCCGGACAACAAGGTGCAGAAGCCTCTAGATGATAAGCGAAGGAGAAACACGGCGGCTTCTGCCCGTTTcagaatgaagaagaagcagaaaggaaaagagaTGGAAGAGAAAGCCAAGCAGCTGACGGAGACCGTTGAGCGTCTCAACCAAAGGATCAGGACTCTAGAGATGGAGAATaaatgtttgaagaaccttATGTCACAAAGAGGGGCCATTGAAGACACCAAAGACTCATCTGCCGACCCTATTTCCAAGATTGCCGGCTCTACATCCAATTACGAACTATTGAAACTATTGAAGAGCAATAGCAATGACGACGGTTTTACCATGACGCATCTATAGTAGCATGTATCTCACTGATTAGGGAGGGGAAGGTTTTCTGTATATTAAAAGACAAAAATAATAAACTAGAATTATTCATAAAGTCTCGTCTAGAACTGTTTTGGCTCGGGAAATGTAAGAAGCGGAGTCTTCTGTAGGATGGTCTAATTGCCATACTAGCAACTTGTCCATCAAAGGCTTCATCCATGGGCCGGGTTTCTTGCCTAGTTCTTTGCAAAGTGTTTTGCCGTCCACGAGAGGTCTTAAAGAGTGAACCTGGGACAGATCCTGATTTTTGATGTGTTGATATGTGGAATGATACTTTTCAATGGCGTTACTGTCAGCTCCCTCAAAAATGCTGAGCAAAAGACAGATGATCAGGTTTAATTCCCATTGGCCGTTGTATTTCCGTATGGCCATTCCCAAAACGGATCGTGGCAGTGTACTCACATCTCTCTGTACTAGATGCTGAAACTCTTGGTAGTTGTCAACTATTAGGGAGACGGTATCGGAGTCCTTGCTTGAGTATTTTAAACCGTCTCTTACTATCATTTCGGTGGCATATCTAGTATTCTTTGTGGGTTTTGTGGAGAATTTGAGTCTTAACTGAGCAAAGGGGTAAAGCAGTAGGTTCAAATAAAGCACACGAAGATCCAGCTGTGAGTAAACGGATTTCAAATCGTCTGGAAACTGTTGGATCAATTGGGGTAAACTTGATATTTTGGAGGCAGATTCTGGTAAGTATATAGTAAATACTTGATTTAAGCGCTCTCTGACCTTTGGATTAAGTTCATAGACCGCATCTTGCAAATCcccaaagttgaagatagcatcaagaagattggtATCCCTCAAGATCTTCAATCCACGGATGGGATCCTTACTGACGAGAATCTTGTCGATTTCTACGCCTATTCTTTCACGACTGATTTTTGCATTCAAGGCCTCTTTAATCTTGGGTTGTTTCATTGCCTGCAGGGCATCTTCGGAGACAGAAAATCCAAAAACAGAGGCAAATCTGATCAACCGTAAACAACGCAAGGGATCATCTAAAAACGTTTTGGAAGGTTCTAATGGAGTGCGCAGAACTCCCTGTTTCAAGTCGATTAATCCCTTCTCAGTAAAATCCTCAATCTGATCTGTCGTAAGATTGTAGAACAATGCGTTCAGTGTAGCATCTCGACGTAAAGCGTCCTCCTGAGGGGTACCATAATCAATGGTGGGTATACGGCTCTCCTCTGTGTACTTTTCATTCCGCaagttgacaaaatcaatgTCAATGCCGTATAGTTTCGTTGTGCAAGTTTCTAAATGCTTGGATTTGTCTGGATTCTTGTTGATTTTGTGGATAGACGAACTTAGTATTGATTCAATTTCGTCTTTGTGATTCTCTTTGATAAAAGAGACCAACTTCTCAGCAAATGACTCGCCACTCAGGGTATTGATGGCGATGTCAATATCATGAGAAGACCTCCCCAGCAGCTTATCTCTCACCCAACCACCAGTAATTCTCAGCTGCAAATCCGGTTCATTGGGTTTTCTCAGTTTGGTGTTATAATGGTTACAGAAATACTTCAGCAGAGAGCAAATCTGAGACTCTTTGTCGTCTAACTTGATGGAAGAGAGTTGACTTGACATGCTTCGAACAAATCGAAACATTAAGAGAAAGATATCTGAAATTTTAGCGAATTCTCTATAAGTCTATACAACTAAGTTGTCTGTATAGGGTTAAGGGTTAGACCTTCGTCTCAGAAAGGTTACTGTGGTCAGCCATTTGAGACGGAGCACCGAACTGTCTTCGAGGccagctctttcaaatagCTCTGTTCGGAACATCTGAATCGGATCCTCCTTGCCTGGATTTTGTTGGACAAACTTATGGGCACTGCTCATGGTGTAGAGATACTGGAAGTAATCCTTTAATTGAAAGTCTCTTTCCAACACCAACGACCCAGGTTCGTTTCCTCTCAGAGCTATTACGTCCTCGAAGAGATCTGAAGGTATCTGCTTGTCAATTGGGCGAAAAAGGTCCACCAGAATCGACCTACCCGGCTCCTCCCAATATGGACCCAGATAATCTT
This window of the Komagataella phaffii GS115 chromosome 2, complete sequence genome carries:
- a CDS encoding ATP (CTP):tRNA-specific tRNA nucleotidyltransferase translates to MFRFVRSMSSQLSSIKLDDKESQICSLLKYFCNHYNTKLRKPNEPDLQLRITGGWVRDKLLGRSSHDIDIAINTLSGESFAEKLVSFIKENHKDEIESILSSSIHKINKNPDKSKHLETCTTKLYGIDIDFVNLRNEKYTEESRIPTIDYGTPQEDALRRDATLNALFYNLTTDQIEDFTEKGLIDLKQGVLRTPLEPSKTFLDDPLRCLRLIRFASVFGFSVSEDALQAMKQPKIKEALNAKISRERIGVEIDKILVSKDPIRGLKILRDTNLLDAIFNFGDLQDAVYELNPKVRERLNQVFTIYLPESASKISSLPQLIQQFPDDLKSVYSQLDLRVLYLNLLLYPFAQLRLKFSTKPTKNTRYATEMIVRDGLKYSSKDSDTVSLIVDNYQEFQHLVQRDVSTLPRSVLGMAIRKYNGQWELNLIICLLLSIFEGADSNAIEKYHSTYQHIKNQDLSQVHSLRPLVDGKTLCKELGKKPGPWMKPLMDKLLVWQLDHPTEDSASYISRAKTVLDETL